The Morococcus cerebrosus sequence GTACGCCGACAAAATCACCGACTCCATGAAAGCCGCCATCGACGAAACCGAACGCCGCCGCGAAAAACAGATTAAATTCAACGAAGAACACGGCATCATACCGCAGCAGATTAAAAAACAGGTCAAAGACATCATCGACGGCGTGTACCATGAAGAAGACGGCGGCAAAGGTCGTCTGAAAGGCAAAAACAAGGTCAAAGTCGGAGAAATCCACAACGAAGAAGACGCGATTAAAGAAATCGCCAAACTGGAAAAAGCCATGCAGCAAGCGGCTAGGGATTTGCAGTTTGAAGAAGCGGCTGTTCTTCGTGATAGAATTCGGGGGATTAAGGAAGGGTTGTTGTTTGGGGCGTAAAATTTATGCTTTTGATTTTATATAGTAATTATTGAGGTTTCAGTTATGTCCAATTTTGATGAAGTTGTTAGTACATATCAAAAAAATAAAGAGAGAGTAGAATCACTAATTCAGATTTATAAAAATCTAGGAACAGAAAAGAAAAAGGGGAGAAAGTCTGTTTTACATACAGATATATTACGTTCTTCAGTTGTATTTTTGCATGCATCTCTAGAAGAAGTAATGCGGGGTTTAGCAATTATTATATGGCCCACGAAAGATGCTAAATTTATTAATGATAGAGTGCCGTTATGGTCAGAGAAAAAAAAAGATAGATCTGATAAATTTTATTTAGGGGAATTACTTAATTTTGAACCTGACACAACAATTAGGGAGATAATCCAAGACTCTGTCAAACAATATATAGATTCAAAATTCACAATTAATAATGTTGGTCAACTAAAAAAAGAAATAACAGATTTAGAAATTTTTGTGAATATTTCTGACTCAGAAGCTCAAATATTAGAAGGTTTTTTTCAAAGAAGACATTCTATTGTCCATCATGCAGATAAAAATAATAATATTGGAGGAAGTGGAAACCATAGTACAAAAACAATTAAACCTAAGGATGTTGAGAAGTATATAACAGAAGTAGATAAGGTAATTCAGGCGTTATTTTGCGAAATGCAAAAGCAAGCGTAGCCCGTGTAAGGTATGTAGCAAGCGTAGGGTGGACACTTGTTGCCCACGTGTTCTTTGCTTGAGGCAGCCTGCATCTGCGTAAGCATAAATGCCCACCCTATATCCTAAAAAAGCAGCCTGCACTTTGAAACATCTCCAAAGTGCAGCAAGCCGTAGCCTGCATCCCTACCAACCGCGTGCGTGGCTGCGCCACATACTTTACCTGCGGGCAGCAAGCGTAGGTTGGGTCAAGACCCAACAAAACTGTTAAATTTCACAAAATGTTGGGTTTGCAACCCAACCTACATTTTGCTCAAGTGGCACATAATAAAAAGGTCGTCTGAAAACCGTGAATCTGTTTTCAGACGACCTTTGTTTCATTTCAGCAAGCGTAGGTTGGGTCAAGACCCAACAAAACCGTTAAATTTCACAACATGTTGGGTTTGCAACCCAACCTACATTTTGCTGTCCCTCATATCAAATATTCTCTTATTTTAGCACCTCACCAAAAATTTTCGGAATAAATATTGACTTTAACCTTAGGTCAAAGTTTATGATTTGTGCTCCTTCAGTTATCACATAGGCGAAAAACATGAAAAAACTTATGACTTTTATCACACTTAGCGCTATTGCAATTTCAAATTATGCCCAAGCTAATGAACAACCGCATCAAGCACACATGAATATGCCAATGTCGACAGATTCTGCAATGCAACAAGAATTAATGCAAGGCATGGATCAAATGAATCAAGACATGATGGCAGCTGCGCAATATAAAGATCCTGATGTTGCTTTTGCAGCAGGTATGTTGCCACACCATATTGGCGCAGTAAAAATGGCGGAAGTTGAATTAAAATACGGAAAGGATCCTGAAATGCGTAAGCTTGCTGAGGATATTATTAACGCACAACAAGCGGAAATTGAACAAATGCAAAAATGGCTTAAAGCACACAACAAAAAAGCAAGCCGTAGCCTGCATCCCCGCTAACCGCGTTCGTGGCTGCGCCACACACCCCACCTGAGGATGGCACAAACTTTAAAACCAAGGTGTAGGGTGTGTGCGGTACGCACGCACGCGTTCTTTGTCGTTCAAACCATTGTTTCAAACTTTCAGACGGCCTCAAACGTCGTCCGAAAACCTCTAGCATAAAGGTCGTCTGAAAACTGATTTGGCGTTTTCAGACGACCTTTTGCTGATTTTAGGCTGTCGATACAGTTATTTAAGAGCTAATTTCCTCCAGCGTCCTGCCTTTCGTTTCTTCGCCTAAAGCCAAAATTACCAATACAATCAGCATCATCACGCCGGCGAACATCATGAATATATTGCCGAATCCGCCGCTGCCGCCAATCATCGCGGCAACCGCCATCGGTGCAAGAATGCCGCCCGCCCGTCCGATTGCGCCTGCCCAGCCGGAGGCGAAGGCACGGAAGCGGAGAGGGTAGAGTTCGGGTGTGTAGGTGTATAAAACGCCCCATGCGCCGAGGTTGAAGAACGACATCAGGCTGCCCCACGCCATGACTTCGGCGGCGCTGCTGCTTTGCCCGAAAAACCACGCGCAGACGGCGCAGGCGGCGAGAAAGCCCGCCAAAGTCGCTTTACGCCCGATTTTTTCCACCAATGCCGCCGCCGCGATGTAGCCGGGCAGTTGCGCGACTATCATCACCAGCACATATTCAAAGGTTTTGACCACCGTATTGCCTTGTTCGACCAAGAGTTTCGGCAGCCAAGTAAAAATGCCGTAATAGGAAAAGACGATGCCGAACCAAACCAGCCAAAGCATCAGCGTGCGTCGTGCGAAAGGCTGTTGCCATAGTTGCATAAAACGGATGCGCTGTTTTTCCTGTTGCGGCGGTGCTACGGCTGTTGTGGCGGGCGTAATCCCCGCTTCCTCTTCCAAGCGGCTGACCAGCCGGTGCGCCTCGTCGGTTTTGCCTTGCGAGAGGAGGTAGGGTACGGATTCAGGGATGAATTTCAACACCAGAGGGATATACACAATCGGCAACGCGCCGATTAAAAACGCGCTGTGCCAGCCGAATTTTGGGATAAAGAAATAGGAAGCGAGTGCGGCGGCAAGCCAGCCCAAGCCCCAAAAACTTTCCAGCAACACGATGAACCGACCGCGTACTTTCGGCGGGGCGTATTCGCTGACCAATGACACCGCGACAGGGAGCTGTCCGCCCAGTCCTACGCCGACAAAGAAGCGGCAGGTAAGTAGTGTTGCAATGTCAGGTGCAAAGGCGCATAGGCCTGTCGCCGTGCTGTACACTGCCATGGTCGCGGCAAATACGGTTTTCCTGCCGAAGCGGTCTGCCAGCCAGCCGCTCGCTACCGCCCCCAGTGCCATGCCGATAAAGGCGATGCTGACTATCCAGCCCAGTTGCGCCGGCTGCAAACCCCATTCTTTGCCCAATGCGGGCAATATAAACGACACGATGCCGGTATCCATTGCGTCAAACAGCCAGCCGATGCCGACCAATACCAATAATTTGTAGTGGAACCTGCCCGGCGGCAATGCTTGCAGGCGGGAAAGAATGTCCATCTTGATTCTCCTTTGGGGTTTTGAGGAAGTATATATAGCAGATTCGCTTGATTTTTGATACGGTATTTGCCGGCGGCCGTCATTCCCGCGCAGGCGGAAAACCGTCGAAAACTTTGAACAACAGATGTTTGAAAAACGGTTGCCGAAATTCAAAAGTGGATTCCTGTCTGAGCGGGAATGACGGCATGGATGCTTTTGATTTGGTCTTACATTAGAGTTTTTGCGAAATTGGGTGTTACCGGAAAGCAGACCCGGTGCTTGAGCGTGTACTGAAAACGTTTGAGGCCGTCTGAAAATTTTCAGACGGCCTTTTCTAAACATCCATACCGTTTTGTGCACAATGCTCCCTTACCCGCGCTTTGCCGTCCGCGTCCAAACGGCGGTAAAGATTGATGACTTCCTCGGCGGAGGTGGTGTTTTCCGGCTGCGCCGTGCCAAACAGGGAGCGCACATAATCATCCGCCGGATGGTTTTGAATATCCTGCGGCGTATCGACCTGCACCAGCCTGCCTTGGTGCATCACGCCGATGCGGCAGGCGAGTTTGGCGGCTTCGTTCATGTCGTGGGTAACGAAAACGATGGTGGTGCCGAGTTTTTTGTGAATCAACGACACGGTTTCTTGAAGGGAAGCACGGGCGAGCGGGTCGAGGGCGGAAAAGGGTTCGTCCATCAACAAGATGTCGGGTTTGGCGGCGATGGCGCGCAGGATGCCGATGCGTTGCTGTTCGCCGCCGGAGAGTTCGTGCGGATAGCGGTTTAGGTAGGTTTCGGGCGGCATACCGACCAGCTCGAGCAGTTCGTTCACGCGCGATGTGCGCTTCGGTTTGTCCCAGCCCAAAATATCGGGCATCAGCTCGATGTTTTGCCGAACGGTCATGGTCGGGAACAGGGCGATTTGTTGCAGCACATAGCCGATGCGGTGGCGCAGCCCGCGGATGTCGTAATCTTTGATACGCCTGCCGTTGAAATAAACATCGCCGTCGGTCGGCTCGGTCAGCGCGTTAATCATGCGCAGCGTGGTCGATTTGCCGCTGCCCGAACCGCCCACCAACACGAAAAACTCGCCTTGATAAATGGTCAGATTCAGTTCGTTCACAGCGGTGTGGTTGTCGTAGCGTTTGCTGACGTTTTTGAATTCGATCAGCGGGGTATGTTCAGGCTGCATCATAAATATCCTTTGCAACTTCGACAAAACGGCGCGGCTCATGTTCCAATAATTTCGGCAGGTCGTCTGAAGCGGTGGCAAGTTCGCCTTTGGCAATGGCGGTGTAGGTGGAAACCCATGCTTCAATCTGCCAGTCGGGCGTATCAGGGTACGCGGCTTTGCGGCTGGCAAAGGCTTCTTCCATGGTTTCATTGTGGTAGCGGTGCGGTTTACCGGTGATTTTGGTTAGGACGGCGGCTATTTCAGTAAAACTTAATGATTGGGAACCTGTCAGCGTGTAGGTTTGATTATCGTGGCGGTGGTTGCCGCATGCGATGTCGGCGATGACGTTTGCCGCCGCTTGGGCAACATCGCGCTGCGAAACGCAGGCAACGCGCCCATCGTCGGCAGGGCCCGCGATGATGCCGTCTGCGTTGACAATCGTTGCCATCATCTCGCTGTAAAAATTGTCGCGCAGAAAGGTGTAACGCATATTTGTTTGCCGGATCGCATTTTCGGTAACCGCATGGGTGCGCGCCAGCGTGAAGGTGCTGTCCAACGCCGCCTGTGCAAAAGAGAGATAAACCATATGTTGCACGCCCGCTTCCGAAGCAGCCTGCACCAAAGTCAAATGCTCTTGTTCGCGCGTCGGGCTCTCGGCAGCGGACACCATAAACAGCACGTCCACCCCGTTTAACGCCTGCTTGGCAAGCTCCAAATCGTCATAGGCAAACCGCCGCGCTTCGCAGTTCGGCAGGGCGGGCGCTTTGGTGGGGTTGCGCAGCGGCAGAATCAGCGGCAGTCCGCGTGTGTTCAGATGACGGGCGACCATGCCGCCGATGTTGCCGCTGGCGCCGGTGATGGCGATGTTCATGGGGAACTCCTTGGGAAGTGGAGAGAAATAATAGGGGAAGGGTAGCTGAAAAAGAGGCTTTAGGGTAGACGGGTTTTCAGACGACCTTTTAGAAGTAGTAAAGGTCGTCTGAAAACCGATATGAAGATTTTTCAGACGACCTTCGAATCACAGAACTCATTTCTCCCGTTTCTGCTGCATCAGCCAGTCACGGGCGGGTTCGAGCAGGTAGGCATAATCAAACGAATACATATGCTCCGCGCCTTTGTTGGCGGTGTTTGCGGGAATTACTGTATTCGGCGTGAAGCGGATGAAGTTGATGCGTCTGCCTTGGGCAAGTATTTGTTGGACTTTTGCGTTTTGTTCGGACTGCGGCAGTTTGGCGGAAAACTCGGTTTCGGCGTAGGCGACTTTGTTTTGTCGCAGCATTTCGCCGACTTGCGCCATGCCTGCCGATGCCTTAGGGTCTCCGGCAGAAACGGTGTAGATGAATTTCGCCCGCGTTAACGGTTTCAACACGTTGATGTCCCATTGGCTGCCGACGAACATGGAAGCGGCAAAAAGATTCGGCTCAATGCTGTTGAGATAAAAGGAAATCATGCCACCCATGGATTGGCCCGTGGTGTAAACACGGTCGGGGTCAATCGGTTTTTCAGCCATCAGGCTTCTGACAAGGCGCAGGGTCATGCCGACTTCGTTCGTGGTTTGCCATTGGTCGTTTACCGCCGTTTCGGTGTAGGACGGCACGAGGACGAACGCGGGGTGTTTCGCCTGCGCTTCGTCGGTAGCCCAAATAATGCCGCCGTAGCCCTGCATCAGCGGGGCTTTCACGCCTTTGCCTGCGGTGCTGGCATCAGCGATGAACATCACCAGCGAGTATTTGCGGCCGGGTTCGAGGTTTTTCGGCGTGTAGAGGTTGTACTGCATTTCTTTACCCGTTTGCGGGTCTTTGAAGGTCAGCACTTCAAAACGCGGGGCGATTTGCTCGCGCAGGGCGAGCAGGCGGCTGTCGTAGGCTTTGTCCGCTCCGCCATACTGTTTGTCCCAAGCGGGATTTTGTGTGCTTTGGGCGGCGGGGCTGTTTTCAGCGGTGTTTTGCGTGGCGGTGCAGGCTGCCAGCAGCAGGCCGGCGGCGATGACGGTGGCGGTTTTTTTCATGAGATTACTCCTTAAAAGGTTGAGGGAAACAGTTAATTTGCTTTCACGCCCAAGCGGTTCAGCGCGTCAATGGCAGGCTGGGAAACATGGTCGCCACGTGCGACGGATTTCTGATACCAGCGCACGGCCTGGGTCATGTCTTTTGCCGTGCCGATACCGTTTTCGTAGCAATAGCCCAGCCAGTATTGCCCCGTGATGTCGCCCGCTGCGGCAGCCTGCGTGAAGTAGGCGAAAGCGGTTTGTGCATTTTTGGCGACGCCTTCGCCGTTCAGATACATCAGTCCCAGATAACGCGGCGCTTTCATATGCCCCGCCTGCTGCGCCTGCTCAAAGTAGGGCTTGGCGTGTCGGTAATCCTGTTTTTGATACAGGACGATGCCTTCGTCCAGCAGGGCTTTCGCCTGCTCGTTATGATGCGGAACGGCAGAACAGGCGGCCAGAAGGGCGGTAGCGGCAAGCGCGGATAGTTTGGATTTCATGGGTGTTTCCTTAAAGTGAGGGAAATGGGGATTTTAGGAATATCATGCGGTTACAGCAAGCGGCGGGGTGCAACAGGCGTAAATTGCGTCGAGATCCAACAAAACCGTTTAATTTTTCTAAAACGTTGGGTTTATCAACCCAGCCTACTTGTTTGGGAGGCGAAATTGTCTAAGTCACCGTCAGATTGGCTGTAAAGGTCGTCTGAAAAGTAAAAAAGCAGTCCGCAACTTCATTTTGAAGGTGCGGACTGCTTTTGTTTGGACTCAGTTAAGGTTGTGCTTTCAAGCTGCCTTGCATCTACGACCGTTTAGCGGAATTCAAACAACTCCAAATGTTGCGACCGCGTTTTTAGGCTGCCTGAGATGCTGCGAGTGAAATTGCGGTTGCCACAAAGCCATAGGCTGCGGTTTGCACTGTCGCGGACAGTCTGCCCGATATGTTCGGCGGTGAGCCTTTGGGTTTCGGAGGGGATATAGTGGAAATTGACATTGGCTTGTTGTGCTAAATTTTGCCAGTGGGCGAGCGTTTCGGCAGGTAGGTTTCTATCGGCATGAAACCAGTCTATTGGCTGGGTGGCGGGCTGTTTGGCCAGTTCATTGAGTCGTGCGAGAAATGGGGTAAAACCGATACCGTTGCTGACCCAGATTTGCGCTTGTCCATCGGAAAAGTCGAATCGTCCGTATGCGCCGTCGATTTGCACGGTGTCGCCGATATTCAGGCGCTGCGGCAGGCGGCGGGTGTAGTCGCCCAAGTCTTTGATCACGAGCGTGAGCTGTTGGTTATCAGGCTGCCAGTCGGAGGCGATGGTAAAGGGGTGGCTTTCTCCGTGTGCGCGTAAAAAGAGGAATTGTCCTGCGCGGTGTCCTTGCCATTTCGGGGTGTTCAGGGTCAGGGAGAGCAGATTGCCGTTTTGATTTAGGGCGGATACGGTGGCGTTTTGCGGATTGCCGATGCGCTTGAACAGGGCAATCAGCGAGCAGGCGATGCCTGCAAGTAAGGCTGCGATGAGCAGCCATCCCAGCGGTTGCGACCAATAGGCAAAATTTGCCAGTACGATGGTGTGCCACACGAGCGCGAGATAAACGGGGACGATAAGTATGTGGAGTTTGGCAAACCAGCGGTAGGGTATACGTTTGATGAGGGCGGCGACAAGCAGGACGATGGCGACATAAAAAGCAATTTCGCCAACTTCTTCGGCAAAGTGGCGTTGGGTAGCCAGCCAATCTTTTAACGTCAATATTTCCTGCATCGGCGGGCGTGGCGGACGTTTTCCGTCAATCAGACCAAGTTCGATAAGCCATTTGGGGAATTGTTTGCAGGTCCAATGTAGGATGCTGCCTGAAAGGGCAATGATGCCGAGCCATTTGTGCAGGCGGTACATTTTGTCCAGCCCGCCGAGCGGCGTTTCCAGCATTTTGGGACGCACGGCAAGTATCAGACAGCCACTCATGGCCAGTATGCTGATGGTGCCAGTTAGTTGCAGCAATAGGTTGCGTACCGGAAATACGCCCCACTGGTCTGGAAATGATGTAGCAAGCAGCCATAAAGCGAATATGCCGCCGAAAAATATGGCTAGGGTAAATTTAATGTTTTTCATGGTAGTGGTCCTTACGGATGGGAATATGAAGCGGTCTGCGCTGTTTGTGGGGATTGTATGTGGGGAAAATTAGATGGAAATTATTGGTGTGGGTCAGGGTGGGAAGGGTTTACCTGTTGAGGTCGTCTGAAAAGTTTAAAACAACCTGACCTTTTCAGACGACCTGAAAAGCAGCAACCCGTTTCATTGGCCATGATTCCGTTGTCCAAACGCGTTCAAATTCTTCGGCGAAACCGTGTTGTGCGGCGTAGGTTTGCAATTGTTGCAGCCAGGTTTTCGGGGCGATGTCGGCGGCGGCGCGGGTGGTGTGCAGCAGGTAGGGGCGGGTATCGAAAGCTTGGACGATGTGCTGGCTGACGGCGTTTAAGGCTTGGGGATTGTGGTCGGTTTGTCGGGCGATTTTTTCGTATTGCGACAGGGCGGCGGTTTTTGCGGTTTCGTGTTCGGCGACGGTTTGCGGGCTGTTTCGGGCGGTGGTAGCTTGGATGGTAATCAGGGGCGGCAGTTGCCCTTCGGTAAGCGCGGCGGCGAGGCGCAGGTGTCCGTCTAAAATCAGCCAGCGGTCGGACAGGGCGGGAAGTTCGTACACCAAGACGGGCGGCAGTTGGTTTTGCTGTGCGTGTTTGCGCCAATATTTCAGACGACTGTCTTCGGCGTAGTGGGTTTCAGTGCGATGAAGCGTTCGGCTTGGGTATAAAAATTGTTGTCCAGTACGTCGAAACGGCTGCCTGAAAACAGCCATTGGGCGTAGTTTTCGTCGGTTTCGGGCTGCCCTAAGGCGGTGTCGTGCCAGCATTCGCCCCATTGCGGCGGCAGGGGTTGGGCGGGGCGGTAGTCGAAGTGCCATTCGCCGATGCCGAGCAGCCCTGCGTTGTGGGTGGCGAGTTGTTCGATGAAATATTTGTTCCAAAACAGGCCTTGCTTTGCGGCGGGTTGGCGGGCGATGTGTTCGTTTACGCGGCTGCCGATGTGCCCGACGGGTTGGTATGCCTGCCAGCTTTCGGCGTAGCTGCGGATGAGGTAAACGTCGTATAAATCGTGGCTGAAGAACGACCAGAACATGGGTTCATCGTTGTAAGTCAGGCTGAGGCTGATACCGTCAGGCGTGTGGAGTTTCAGACGACCTTGCGTTTGACGGTCGATATGCAGGGCGAGTCTGTTTGGGGAGGTGGGATTATGGGTCAGGTTGCCGCTGTATTGTTCCAGCGCGGCGGTTAGCGATTGGTAGTGCATGGGGTGTCCTTTGTGAGGCGTTCAGCGATAACTGATGACGATCATCGTACTGCCGTCTTTATTGTGGTAATACGCGCCCGCATTGCCCCAGGCAAATTGACGGCATTTGCCGGATAACGATGCTTTAATGGAACAAGGGGCATCGCCCAGTTGTTTATTCAGCCATCGATCAAACTGTTTTCTGCGTTGTAATTCGCGCTCCTCCGACCATGCTGCCCAGCTGTTGTCCTCGCCTATCGGGCAGAAGAATATGGATAAGCGCTCCAGCCGCTGCTGCTCGAACCGAGCGGTAAGGGTGTATTGTTCAGACTGTTTGGTAAATGACAAACTGAAAAATGTTATTCCCGCTTGCAGATGATTCGGGCTGGATTTTGGGAAGGATGCAATCCAGTCATCAAGCGTGGTGCGTGCGCTAATCATGTTGCCGTCCGGCAGGGTAATGCTGCCGTTTTCAGGGTTTATCTTCATCGGTTTGAATGTCCAAATGTAGTTTTCAGACGACCTAAGACCATGTTCGTTTTATCACGCCTTTAAGCCGCACGATTTTTCATTTCACCAACAACCGT is a genomic window containing:
- a CDS encoding HEPN domain-containing protein, which gives rise to MSNFDEVVSTYQKNKERVESLIQIYKNLGTEKKKGRKSVLHTDILRSSVVFLHASLEEVMRGLAIIIWPTKDAKFINDRVPLWSEKKKDRSDKFYLGELLNFEPDTTIREIIQDSVKQYIDSKFTINNVGQLKKEITDLEIFVNISDSEAQILEGFFQRRHSIVHHADKNNNIGGSGNHSTKTIKPKDVEKYITEVDKVIQALFCEMQKQA
- the copM gene encoding CopM family metallochaperone; the protein is MKKLMTFITLSAIAISNYAQANEQPHQAHMNMPMSTDSAMQQELMQGMDQMNQDMMAAAQYKDPDVAFAAGMLPHHIGAVKMAEVELKYGKDPEMRKLAEDIINAQQAEIEQMQKWLKAHNKKASRSLHPR
- a CDS encoding MFS transporter; this translates as MDILSRLQALPPGRFHYKLLVLVGIGWLFDAMDTGIVSFILPALGKEWGLQPAQLGWIVSIAFIGMALGAVASGWLADRFGRKTVFAATMAVYSTATGLCAFAPDIATLLTCRFFVGVGLGGQLPVAVSLVSEYAPPKVRGRFIVLLESFWGLGWLAAALASYFFIPKFGWHSAFLIGALPIVYIPLVLKFIPESVPYLLSQGKTDEAHRLVSRLEEEAGITPATTAVAPPQQEKQRIRFMQLWQQPFARRTLMLWLVWFGIVFSYYGIFTWLPKLLVEQGNTVVKTFEYVLVMIVAQLPGYIAAAALVEKIGRKATLAGFLAACAVCAWFFGQSSSAAEVMAWGSLMSFFNLGAWGVLYTYTPELYPLRFRAFASGWAGAIGRAGGILAPMAVAAMIGGSGGFGNIFMMFAGVMMLIVLVILALGEETKGRTLEEISS
- a CDS encoding ABC transporter ATP-binding protein, whose amino-acid sequence is MMQPEHTPLIEFKNVSKRYDNHTAVNELNLTIYQGEFFVLVGGSGSGKSTTLRMINALTEPTDGDVYFNGRRIKDYDIRGLRHRIGYVLQQIALFPTMTVRQNIELMPDILGWDKPKRTSRVNELLELVGMPPETYLNRYPHELSGGEQQRIGILRAIAAKPDILLMDEPFSALDPLARASLQETVSLIHKKLGTTIVFVTHDMNEAAKLACRIGVMHQGRLVQVDTPQDIQNHPADDYVRSLFGTAQPENTTSAEEVINLYRRLDADGKARVREHCAQNGMDV
- a CDS encoding SDR family oxidoreductase; the encoded protein is MNIAITGASGNIGGMVARHLNTRGLPLILPLRNPTKAPALPNCEARRFAYDDLELAKQALNGVDVLFMVSAAESPTREQEHLTLVQAASEAGVQHMVYLSFAQAALDSTFTLARTHAVTENAIRQTNMRYTFLRDNFYSEMMATIVNADGIIAGPADDGRVACVSQRDVAQAAANVIADIACGNHRHDNQTYTLTGSQSLSFTEIAAVLTKITGKPHRYHNETMEEAFASRKAAYPDTPDWQIEAWVSTYTAIAKGELATASDDLPKLLEHEPRRFVEVAKDIYDAA
- a CDS encoding alpha/beta hydrolase-fold protein, with translation MKKTATVIAAGLLLAACTATQNTAENSPAAQSTQNPAWDKQYGGADKAYDSRLLALREQIAPRFEVLTFKDPQTGKEMQYNLYTPKNLEPGRKYSLVMFIADASTAGKGVKAPLMQGYGGIIWATDEAQAKHPAFVLVPSYTETAVNDQWQTTNEVGMTLRLVRSLMAEKPIDPDRVYTTGQSMGGMISFYLNSIEPNLFAASMFVGSQWDINVLKPLTRAKFIYTVSAGDPKASAGMAQVGEMLRQNKVAYAETEFSAKLPQSEQNAKVQQILAQGRRINFIRFTPNTVIPANTANKGAEHMYSFDYAYLLEPARDWLMQQKREK
- a CDS encoding tetratricopeptide repeat protein — translated: MKSKLSALAATALLAACSAVPHHNEQAKALLDEGIVLYQKQDYRHAKPYFEQAQQAGHMKAPRYLGLMYLNGEGVAKNAQTAFAYFTQAAAAGDITGQYWLGYCYENGIGTAKDMTQAVRWYQKSVARGDHVSQPAIDALNRLGVKAN
- a CDS encoding ferredoxin reductase family protein — encoded protein: MKNIKFTLAIFFGGIFALWLLATSFPDQWGVFPVRNLLLQLTGTISILAMSGCLILAVRPKMLETPLGGLDKMYRLHKWLGIIALSGSILHWTCKQFPKWLIELGLIDGKRPPRPPMQEILTLKDWLATQRHFAEEVGEIAFYVAIVLLVAALIKRIPYRWFAKLHILIVPVYLALVWHTIVLANFAYWSQPLGWLLIAALLAGIACSLIALFKRIGNPQNATVSALNQNGNLLSLTLNTPKWQGHRAGQFLFLRAHGESHPFTIASDWQPDNQQLTLVIKDLGDYTRRLPQRLNIGDTVQIDGAYGRFDFSDGQAQIWVSNGIGFTPFLARLNELAKQPATQPIDWFHADRNLPAETLAHWQNLAQQANVNFHYIPSETQRLTAEHIGQTVRDSANRSLWLCGNRNFTRSISGSLKTRSQHLELFEFR